GGGCGAAAATATTGAATTGATGGTCATAACGTGCACATACGCGGCGAAAGAAAAACTATTGAATCCATGGAAAAAGATGGTTCCATTAATTTCGTCGAAGTTTGATTGTAATCCATAATCAATGCTGCCAATTTAGACAATTTAACTTGCCACGTACCTTATAAATACATGCATTCATCTTCTCTTATTGTCACTCAATCAATCCATTATAGCTTGATATCATCATAGTCCAATAGCAAATACTTAATCAGCTTCTTGTGATCGTAAGAAGAAATTAACTAAATGGGTAGTGAGAGTAAAACATGGTTGATTCTCTCTTTTGTTCTCATGGTTGCAAGCATCATGCAACATAGTACTGtccttggagaatcccaagtgcctTGCATTTTTGTGTTTGGGGATTCTCTATCTGACAGTGGAAACAACAACAATCTTCCAACCTCAGCAAAAGCTAATTTCTTGCCATATGGCATCGACTTCCCTGCAACTTTTCCGACTGGAAGATATTCCAACGGACGAAATCCCATTGACAAAATAGGTAACAACATGCTCATGCTCTATATAATTTATGTCCATATACAATCAAAACATGCAGTGGTGTTTTTATCAACGGTAAATATTTGTACCGCTTAAAAACCATCACTAACTTGTGCATCGATTGAATGTCAAAAACGATATCTTAATTAACGTACAAAAACTTACATTATGGAAACTCTAATTATATGACATTTTCAATACCATTGCAGCCCAAATGTTGGGATTTAAAAAATTCATCCCACCCTTTGCAAACCTCAGTGGCTCAGACATACTAAAAGGTGTCAACTATGCATCTGGTTCAGCCGGAATTCGCAAAGAGAGCGGCAGCCAATTGGTATTTCTTCCTACTTTTTCTATCCCTATATTTCTTTGGGTGAATGTGGAtgaattattttcttctttgtgtTTCATGCAACCGCTAAATTTCATATATGTATGCAGGGTCATAACGTCAACTTGGGATTACAACTACTCCATCACAGAGCCATAGTGTCCCGAATTGCCCACAAACTTGGAGGTTTAGACAAAGCTACACAATACCTTAGTCAGTGCTTGTATTATGTGAATATAGGCACCAATGATTTTGAACAAAATTACTTCCTTCCCAATGTATTCAACACGAGCCGCATGTATACCCCGAAGCAATATGCTAAAGCTCTTATCCACCAGTTATCTCATTATTTACAGGTATAAATAATATCTTACATATCTAACAGAAAAAATCATATAGTACTGAATTATGTTCAAATTGTTAACTATTTTGAGGGACATACGTTTTTGAGGGACAATATTCCATTCAACACTTTGTTTGCTAAATAAGGTGTCGATTGGATGTGTATGTTCGACAAAATCAATATGTTcaggttatttttttttttgataagctaaagaatatattgaaaagaattcgaagtacaaaatcAATATGTTCAAGCTAAATATATCACTCTTAATATTATGTACAATATCATGTTTTATAATAatgaaaatttgtttttaatcCACGACAGACTCTACATCATTTTGGAGCAAGAAAGTCAGTGCTGGTTGGGTTGGATCGCTTAGGTTGCATTCCAAAGCTTTTAGTAAATGGATCTTGTGTTGAGGAGAAGAATGTTGCTGCATTCCTGTTTAATGATCAGCTTAAATCTCTAGTGGATCAATTCAACAAGAAAATCTTAACTGATTCCAAATTCATTTTCATAAACAGTACATCCATAATCCACGACGAATCCGTTGGTAAACATTTTGGCTTTCTCATACTTCAATATAATTCACAATTTTCAATTGAATAGTACTTGAATATGACATCAAGTTTCTTGAATTTCAGGTTTCATGGTTACTAAACATGGTTGTTGCCCGACAAATGACCGGGGAAAATGTATTCCAGAAGGAATTCCATGCCGGAATAGGCATGAGTATGTATTTTGGGATGGAATTCACACAACAGAAGCTGCAAACTTAGTCACCGCAATAACTTCGTACAACTCTTCTAATCCAGCCATCGCTTACCCAACAAATATCAAACACCTTATTCAATCTAATACAATAAATTAATTCTAGGTATCCTTGAATATGTTCAAATAATCTTAGCATGATCCTTTTAAATTTTAAGCAGAATAAGTTGACTTAAATTTGAAGCGATGCATGTTATATAGTCTTTCATTGCTTGAttgtttaatttatatatatgttcTTGTACATTGTTTGGATAAATGGATGAGAAATTGCATTGGTTTGATCTTAATGTTGGATTTTTAATCATTTGGCAAGCTAGCTACCAACAGTAGACAGCACTCCAATTCCTCTTTTAACACAGATCCAATTAAGTTCAACACACACTGGTTTGCAACAAAAACAAGATACCCAAAATGCACCACAACTTGACAGCAAAAAAATCCAAACCAGAAAAAGTGGTCACAATAAAAACCAGCAGATAATTAAGATTAAGAGATAAATCTTCCTTGTCCAGAAAAGCATTAGGCTTAGGCCCAAAAACTGGTAGACTTAACACCAAGCGCAGATGCCTATGATCTAAGAGAGAATTGTGCCTAATGAATATTAATGATGATCCATTGAGCCGTAGTCAATTGCACTGTTTGATTGCTTGTTCGCCTCTTCCTCTTTCAAGGTCTCAATGCTATCGACGTGttttataaacaaaataaaaatatgttatCCCTCGGTAATTCGGAGTATTTTTGTTAAGGGCATCATAACCGGTGGTCGTTAGTTAGTTTAGATTCatagtttttaaaataatatttttaccttttttttttactttttgtttcAGAAATATTACCAATCATATATTTTATTGGAACAAATTTGATTATTAGAAGccacattttttattaatttttttacatttaccGCTTTTAAGTCAGAATTGCAAGAATTGTATAATACACCTGAAAAAGTATATAGATATTACAAAAGTTATAATCGAGATgaatttgataaattattttgaaaaatatatgtaccaaaaaaaaatgcaccaaaagaaaaatataagcaGTATATATGTGAAAGTAATATATTACTattatatctttaaaaaaattacgaTTATTGAATGGAAGTCAACCTTTATAATTGTTTTGTGAGATATGTAAAGATTTTTCACATTTTCAATTAATTAGACTTTTAAATcatatcaatatttttttttttgaaaactgaataaatattattaaaaagccTCCAAAAATAGGCAAGCATCAAGGTACATGTTCATGACACCTACAAAAAAAAACCCCACCCAAAATtagttaaattaaaataaatacttatttttaaattcaaaattagatTTTATTTGTTAGATTCTCTATACCCTGTCAATGAGAATATGAGATCATCATtaatattctatttttttttctcattagaTTGTAAATTTCATATAATAATGTGAGAGCTCTcctaaaaaaaaatgagatgggatttttttaaggtttaatctttaattttaatttaaaattcaaatttttttatccTAATTATTCAAAATCAGATAAAATCTAACTTTTGTAccaaaagataagaaaaaatcTAACTTTATACAAAATAAAATCTAACTAAAAATGTAAGCTTGACCCTATAAATACATAGCTCGATCAGTAACACCTTGTATTAACTAAACACACTTTCAccgtaataaaaaaaatctaaacacCCTTCTACTTGTACTCGTGAATGGCTTTTCACAATTCCCTGTTTCTTCTCATTCTGTTCTTCATCTCCACATCAATTTTCATGCCTACCACGACACAACCCTGCAATTCATATATTTTCCCCAACCAAATCACCTATGCAACGTGTACTGATTTGCCAACACTGGAGTCATCTCTTCACTGGAGCTACCACCCCTCTTCAAGCATTGTCAATCTCTTGCATTCAAGAAATCAAACGCAGGGGACTCTAACTGGGTTGCTTGGGCTATCAACCCAACTTCAAAGGGTATGGTGGGTTCTCAAGCACTTGTCGCGTTTCGAAGAACCGATGGGAGTTTCAAAGCATACACTTCACCTATAACAAGTTATGCGACTCTTTTGCAAGAGGGTAATCTTAGCTTCCCTGTTCACAATGTTTCAGGTACTTATGAGAATGGGAGCATCATCATCTTTGCAAGTTTGCAACTTCCAGTGAACACGACATTGGTGAATCATGTTTGGCAAGAAGGGTTGGTTTCTGATGATGGAACTCTCCAAATGCATGCTATGTCAGGgcctaatctttttttttttttgaatttaggGCCTAATCTTGAGTCTTTTGGAACTTTAGATTTTGTTTCTGGGAAGATTGAAGAAATCAGGTCAAAAAATGAACTTCAAAAGAACCAGACTCAGAAGTGTAAGTAAATTTAAAATCTTTCATATTTCTCTGCTTTGTTTGTAGCCTTTTACTTTTAATTATAACAAATATCACTTTTTTAATTGGTTAccattgttttaattttttagaaGAATATATTTGATGATGCCCTAGAATACAATACATAGGGGTCACTTTATGAAAATTATCAATTTTGTTATGAAACGTTCAATTTAGTTCTTAAAAACATTGTGAACGCGTTTTTCATCagattagaattttttttttactattttcttAAGGATTTTATTAACTactttagaaaaataatttatattttagagATAATCTGATTTCCaaataatttgattttgattttattttttagttaaaaaaaattgattatagtaAACAAGTGAAACAAATTAAACGACACTCTAAATGGACCATGAAATTAAAGTGACCGCTTTTTCAGAGACGATgagaattttattttcaaaagtgattTAGTTATGACTGATTTGATATCTTTCCAGGATTAAAATGATAGATTTACTTTTCTACCAAAAATAAGATAACATTTATTGTATTATTATTCTCAAACCAAATAGATCCTAACTTAACAAATTTGTCTCCAGtgctatttatttttatttttctttattagtTTGAAACTTTGAATTTACTTTGTATAGTTAATAACTAACACTTTGCCATCATTCACAGGTACATGGATTTTTGAATGCGATAAGCTGGGGAATACTAATGCCAATCGGGGTGATCTTTGCTCGCTACTTGAAGACATTTAATGGTTTAGGAGCAACATGGTTTCATTTGCATCGAGCTTGTCAATCTATTGCATTCTTGATTGGCATTGTGGGCTTTGTCACTGGTGTGTACATGGGAAATCACTATGGAGTTCATCATGGTCCTCATAGATGCATCGGAATCACTCTAATTGTTCTAGCAACTGCTCAAGTTTTTGTTGCCATATGCCTGAGGCCTAACAAGGATCACAAGTATAGaaaattttggaatttttttcaCTACATAATCGGCTATTCAACGATTATCTTAGCCATATTGAATGTCTGTAAAGGCTTTGACATCCTCCATGGTCACATGATGTGGAAGAAAATGTATATTGGGGTACTCATATCCCTAGCCGTGATTGCTGTGATGTTGGAGGTGATAACTTGGATTCGGTGGTGCAACAAGAGGTCCAACTCTGAGGAAAGTGATGACCAGCAGCTCCCATAGGCTACCttgttatttatatttttttttagttttctttaGGGATGACAAAATTTGTATTATTTCTCTAGTGAAAAATTCATCAAACTGTAAAACATTGTTCAATTTCGTCATATggaatgtatatatattttttcatattGTTCCATTAATAGATATGGATATTGCTAGTTAAAATGTAAATATAGTTGTTACTGTTAGTTAAACTGTAAATATAGTTGTTGAGTTTAGTTTTGCTTAACCATAGGTTAGTTAAGAGTTGGTTAGGCTTTGGGTTAACTAACTAAATAGGTTGGTTAACTCAACTTGAGTTCTTCCTTCACTGTATATAGCTGAGAGGAAAGCTTGTAGATTCTCATTGAATCAGTTGGTATCATTTCATTCAATACAATCAAGTTTTCAGTTTCGTTTACTCTCAactgtttctttcttcttcttccttccttccgctttcaagatttgttatccatgataaaaaaaaaatcaattctgTTGATGGTTAATCATAGTTTCCTCCTGCTTTCCATGGTTTCATATCCCTGCTGAAATTGATGTGTAGATTGtcatgagatttttttttaattcgatGCAAAAGGGAGGTGTTACACTGTTACTGTTATTATTTTGCCCTGTTTTCATTTATCACTTTGTTGTCCTTTCTTTACTGATTTCATTGTTCTCAATTCGTTCTGGAAAATTCTTGAAGCTCTTATGTAAGTTTTCTTATGATTGGGACTAATATCATAAGCTAGTGCTACAAGATAGAATCTAAAATCATTTCGAATCTTATATATATAGCTTTCTATTACACCTGATGAAGCTATATGATTTTAGGAACTTACATTGGATATCTAATATCACCTTTGGTGGATGATAGCACTAGATGACAGAATTGAATTTAATAGAATTAGGAACCAATTTAAGAATCACTCTTTTACTATCTAATATACCATGGAGTAAAAAGAAACATTACATGGCAGCAGAAGATGCATTATATGATGTGGTAATACATGTGATAATTTGAATCAACCTATTAGGAAAACAAGAAGTCGTACAAACTGCAATAGAGATTTATAACAGGGTAGATGTTTGTCCTTCTTTTTCCAGATTATAGTCTATTTAACTATGCCTCCTTcttgtgtttatttttttaaatattattcaaCTCATTGTCAGATACACACCTGGACTGGgtgagcccctagaggggcaacgcccagcatgtatcccgccctgaggcggggccctggccttcagatgggccttgacctcggaggcccaattggcccaataggtagtacccaagctctataaataggaggtagttatcaagtgtaggggacttttggctcatttgatgaaataacactcgaaattcagcactctctctctcattctgattctctcttagcacaatccctccacctctaggtactatacctctcttcaatgttcattcccagaacaacaCCTATCTAATAGAAAATTAGTTAGaacatctatatctatatatatattaaagcagTAACATTCCAAGCATGCCATTATCAAAAACCTCAGCTCCTGAATATTTTACAATATTTTATTCCCTTCCATTTGCACCACAACTCGACACGTGTCTCATTAGGATTATTATATTCAGATTTATTCCTCCATCCTTCATTCTCCCTCTTCTCCCACTATCTCCATTTATTTTATCTCCCCCATTATCTCGGTCTCATCATAGAATTATAGGATTTAATGATGGTCAAATTTCTATGTGCAATTAACATTAATTTCCATTCCTTTTTGAATTATTATATTCAAATTTATTTCATTGGCCAATCGAGTGGCTTCCGTTACTCTTTCAATTCCATCATATTCAAAGCCTGCATCCTCTCTCCATTTTCCTTGCTCCAGAACCTTCTCTTCCCAGAGCCCGTTAGTTTGGGGTCGGTAGGGTGTCAAGGTTTCTGTGAGGGCTTCGGCTGGCGTCAATTTCATTTCTGTAGCAGCTGCCTTGCTCTCCCCTTGATTGGGACACAGAGATGATGGTACCATAGACGTCTTACTGGTAACTAGAACCTTCGTTTGCACACCACGACACCCTCCTTCCTCTGTCTTGGTCTCTGGATAGGTTGTAAAGAGAGGTTATGCTTTCTCCTTTTGTTCATCTGCTCTCCTTCCCCTTCACAACTCCCCATTTCGATtactgattttttttgttacatctgAAACAGTTTCACCACCATTTCTTTCCATCTGCGACTACAAGGTAAGTTCTTTAACCATCTTCCACTCTCCATTCCCATATTCTTCTTCCCTCCTTAAATCCTTACTGATTTTTAATGGATTTCTTATATGAATCAGATCAAGCGCAAAGTTGTTCATCAGAAGGTGGCTATCATAGATTTGCAGGTTTGTGAGTGTGTAAATTATAAGTTAATGATTGTTGCTAATTTTATAATGAGAACCATTAACAATTGGTGGTCTTTTAAATCTGGGTACTTTTATTGATATATTAGTTTGAAATTTTGGTAGGTTTTAtcactaattttaattttgaatattTCCACTTAGCTTCTCTTACTTTGTCTCTGATCTAAAGGAATGGATTAAACAGATTAGACCTGTGTCATATTTCCTACCTTTTATTTATGATGGTCCGCTAAATGTCTCAGGTTTATATGGATATGAGTCCGGCAACAGATTAATTTCCTACCTCCatgacataattttttttagttggaATCTTTTGGTGGCATTTTAGATACATAGGTGGTTTCAAGTTATAGATGGTTTAACCCCTGATTCATCAACATATTATGAAAAGGTCTGCAAGCAACATTATCTTCTACAATGGTTTAAGAGACCCTTGGAGAGGTGGAGGTTATAGCATATTAACAtctctaatttttcttttatccCCTCATTGCCCCCACCCGAATTATTATCACTAATATCATTTCATTGAATATTTCCTACAGGATGTTGAAGAATATGTCAAAAACTTTAGTCGCTATAGTTGCAAAAGAAGGTTAGTggacaaattattaaaatataatttgttttctctttgtCCTGTTTCTCTCTATTTATAATTATTTGGGTGTTCTGTGTACTACAGAGATTCATCATACAAATCTAAGGTACTCAACTAAGGAAGATCCAAAGTGACTCAAAGATGCAAGGAAAAAAAGGTCCAAATCATAGCAAGTTGGATCTCACAGTACTATCAAGATTGACATTCCTATAATAAGTAAGGAGAAGATCTTTTCATTATTATGTGACTTTTATAAGAAAGCTAATGAGAAGAAACAAGAGGAACCTAATAActgagaagagaagaaagaggaaGCAAATTTTCAGTGTGGTTTGTGTTATATCTGTTATGGGGAGTGAAATATAACATAACAAAGTACTAACCTGAATGAagtttcttttgaaattttgCAGGATGCATTGGTATTAAAGGAAATGCAGAATGGTTGGTAGAAGTCATGTAGTGTCTACCATTCCTGTTGTGAAAACCCATGAAGGTACTACAAACAAGTTATTATCCATTGAGTGgttggaaggaaaggatcattTTTCAAGAATTTCAAGAGCAGGCATTGAAGGGATACAGTCACGGGTAAATTTCAAGAATTTCATCTTATTAATCAAtcaatacatatattaaaagagCAAGGGTTATGAGAACCCAATGCTGAGGTGTCATCACCTGGTGCATTTTGCTCACATTCAATCTCAGAGTTAGTGGAATCCACGTATATTAGAAACTAAGTGAGGACTATTGACCTTAATTTACCATGTTTTTGGCTTCATTTGGTTCTCTTGAACAGTTTATCTTGAAAATTAAGTGAGGTTCCAGGctaatgtcttttttttttttcttttttacttctATTCTACCAAGGATCATTTGGAATAATTCTTTTATTATCCCCTCTTTGTGATTGAAGAAAGATCTAGGTGCAGTTTATTGTTATTGAAATTTCTAATCTGCATTGTAGGATTTCCTTTAGATTGATCATCTACAAGAAGTTAGCTGTTAATTTTCTTCTCTGCTGCATTCAGATTTTGTTATTGAAATCTGAATATGTATTGCAATATTTCCTTTGGATTGATCATGTGCAAGAAGTAAGTTGTTCAATTGATTACACTAATCTTGATTTTTTCTGTGGCTTTGAATGCAGAGACTGCGGGAGCAGTTCTATTTGGATAAGTGAAAACTTAGTTTAGATggcattgttttttttaaatgtgttGCCATTCAAAATCATAGTTAACTGATATAGCTTTCAATTTGGGTCTTATCTTGAGGAGTTTTCTGGGTCATGCCTTCTTTTCTAATGCCCTATATCTGCGGGAGATATTGTCTTGAAAAATGAGTTCAATACATGTGTTTTTAATTTGAAGAATGAGTTTATATTGTTTTAGTTGTTTTGTTGTTTAGCTGTTCATGTATGTGTTAGAGTGGTGTCCCTAATATATGCCCACGCAATGTCTTCATTGTGCATCCTACCTTCATAAAGTCTCTATATTGTTTAGTTATGGACTCCCAATAAAATAGCATGAATTCAAAGCTTAATATTGCTTTTTTCTCTCTTTGGTCCCTATATTTTAATTCTACACCCTGTTTGTTTCTAATTTTAAAGAGATGATTCCTGATCTTTTGCTGAGAAATTCTCTGTTAGTACCAACAAGTTTAATTGTGCAGGACAACAAAGAGAAAATAATGGATTCATTCACCAGAATCAATCCTTCTACATGGAGCTTTCACTAAGACTTTCACCATAAGCTTCACAAATAGAGTTCATGTTTatttttctgctttgttttgtttctgtTAAAATGGTGATATgtgatttcaattttttctttaccTTTTGTTCAGCATCAAAGATATTTGGCTGTTGGAGAAGACTTCCATTGTCAATCTACATTGTGAAGATTTAGCATCTAAATAATATACCGAAAAATCTACTTCAAGCAATGGCAATGAGGATGTCCATGTCTACTTTTACCTTCATGttcttcttattattattttagacAACATTTGAAACAGAAACTGGGTGATGTTTTTAGGTGCAATATCATGGGCCAGTTCCCCTCACAATAATTTTATGTTTGCGCAGAAAAATTACTAtccttttattttgttatttaagTAATTTAGTATGGAAATATGGATGTGTCATTTGAATGAAATTGGGGGAAATATGACATACGAAAAGGCCTCTTTGATCAAATAGTTAGAATATGGGTCATGGGAGGCAGTGCAATGATGGTATTGGAGGAAAACATGGCTTGGAAAAAAATTCGTacattttttgagtttttttttttgaaataaaccTCAACTGGAGTTAAGATGAAGCAGACATTTATTGATTACTGTATGTGTTCTGTCATAAGAAATATGAGAATTTGATATGAGATCATTACATAACAATTGGATATTTTAGTCTTTTTCTAGGAGGAATATTTTCAATGACAATAATATTATGTCAAAACTAAATTCTAATATACTTTTAGTCTTcttcataattttaaaaaataatttataattaaatttgtatAAAAGTATGTTAATTTAATGATGAAAATATGTTGTGCGAAGATTAGAAGATTCTAATACATacataatttatattatttatgtttaaagtaCAAGGTTAAAAGCTCTCAAGGGGAAGGAACTTTTTAAGTGCAAtgttcataattttaaaataaatttatgagtaGTTATATATTCTTTGTATTTTGGTTTTACTTTGTAAGTCTCCAACTTAATAGATCCAAATATACATCTTCAAGGCAAAAATCATTTATACGCATGTGCAAAACTGAAGATTTTGGCTAATTAATTTCACAGTGATCAGTTCTAGCTAAGAATTACAAATGTTCATTAACATTAAATTCTATATCAAGTTATTCACTTTACAACTTGATGTCATGTTAAAAGAGCATATATATTAGTctactttcaattttttttgcttataaaaaaaaagttgaatttacAAGGTAGAAAACTCCCACAGGGAGTAACATTTTACATAAAAATgctttcaaattaaaataaatagaaaaatactTTTGTATGAGTTTTTGCTTTCTTTAAGTACTTTATTAAGTTATAG
This portion of the Lotus japonicus ecotype B-129 chromosome 3, LjGifu_v1.2 genome encodes:
- the LOC130742752 gene encoding GDSL esterase/lipase At1g29670-like, whose product is MGSESKTWLILSFVLMVASIMQHSTVLGESQVPCIFVFGDSLSDSGNNNNLPTSAKANFLPYGIDFPATFPTGRYSNGRNPIDKIAQMLGFKKFIPPFANLSGSDILKGVNYASGSAGIRKESGSQLGHNVNLGLQLLHHRAIVSRIAHKLGGLDKATQYLSQCLYYVNIGTNDFEQNYFLPNVFNTSRMYTPKQYAKALIHQLSHYLQTLHHFGARKSVLVGLDRLGCIPKLLVNGSCVEEKNVAAFLFNDQLKSLVDQFNKKILTDSKFIFINSTSIIHDESVGFMVTKHGCCPTNDRGKCIPEGIPCRNRHEYVFWDGIHTTEAANLVTAITSYNSSNPAIAYPTNIKHLIQSNTIN
- the LOC130744803 gene encoding cytochrome b561 and DOMON domain-containing protein At4g17280-like; translation: MVGSQALVAFRRTDGSFKAYTSPITSYATLLQEGNLSFPVHNVSGTYENGSIIIFASLQLPVNTTLVHGFLNAISWGILMPIGVIFARYLKTFNGLGATWFHLHRACQSIAFLIGIVGFVTGVYMGNHYGVHHGPHRCIGITLIVLATAQVFVAICLRPNKDHKYRKFWNFFHYIIGYSTIILAILNVCKGFDILHGHMMWKKMYIGVLISLAVIAVMLEVITWIRWCNKRSNSEESDDQQLP